One genomic region from Leptolyngbyaceae cyanobacterium JSC-12 encodes:
- a CDS encoding dioxygenase, isopenicillin N synthase (IMG reference gene:2510095783~PFAM: 2OG-Fe(II) oxygenase superfamily), translating to MQTIPVLDLQAFHASSLIQRDAFVQQLGQALEAVGFLAVVNHGVEPNLIQKAYQVAQEFFALPQEIKQRYERLELHGQRGFTSFGREHAKDYPAPDLKEFWHVGRDCSTDPQRSQAYPANLLIAEVPEFHPVMMQLYAQLEACAVKLLQACALYLGESETAIADLIQDSDTILRIIHYPPVPPNAHPVSMRSAPHEDINLITLLCEATDDGLELLQRDGSWLPIQAVPGQIIVDSGDMLQHLTNGILKSTTHRVVNPSADKTRRFSMPFFVHPRKEVNLAPLPGCIARTGTRLFPPITAGDYLMQRLREIGLATS from the coding sequence ATGCAAACTATTCCTGTTCTAGACCTCCAAGCCTTCCATGCCAGCAGCCTTATCCAGCGGGATGCTTTTGTGCAGCAATTGGGACAGGCGTTGGAAGCAGTCGGCTTTTTGGCTGTGGTGAATCATGGTGTTGAGCCGAATCTGATTCAGAAAGCCTATCAGGTTGCACAAGAGTTTTTTGCATTGCCGCAAGAAATTAAGCAGCGCTACGAAAGGCTGGAACTTCATGGGCAACGGGGGTTCACATCGTTTGGGCGAGAACATGCTAAAGATTATCCTGCTCCTGATTTGAAGGAGTTCTGGCATGTTGGACGTGACTGCTCAACAGATCCTCAGCGATCGCAGGCTTATCCTGCGAATCTCCTCATTGCCGAAGTTCCAGAGTTTCATCCAGTGATGATGCAACTTTATGCCCAACTGGAAGCCTGTGCTGTAAAACTGTTACAAGCCTGTGCTCTGTATTTGGGAGAATCAGAAACCGCGATCGCTGACCTGATTCAAGATAGCGACACTATTCTGCGAATCATCCACTACCCGCCAGTTCCACCCAATGCCCACCCTGTCAGTATGCGCTCTGCTCCGCATGAAGACATTAACCTGATTACTCTGCTATGCGAAGCCACCGACGATGGGCTGGAACTCCTACAACGAGATGGCTCCTGGTTGCCAATCCAGGCAGTTCCTGGGCAAATCATTGTAGACAGCGGTGATATGCTGCAACACTTGACGAACGGGATTCTGAAAAGCACAACCCATCGGGTAGTGAACCCATCAGCAGACAAAACCCGCCGCTTCTCCATGCCTTTCTTTGTCCATCCCCGCAAAGAAGTTAACCTCGCCCCGCTCCCTGGTTGTATCGCCCGCACTGGAACGCGATTGTTCCCTCCTATCACTGCAGGGGATTACCTGATGCAGCGCCTCCGGGAGATTGGACTGGCAACCAGTTAA
- a CDS encoding hypothetical protein (IMG reference gene:2510095788), whose product MLGKVIARKPLWQKAEAKMSKQQVQWWRRWLSVGGKWTLPVLVGVGVAGLAERSLAHGVVMQYNTTQAISIQAKYDSGEPFANAQVIVYAPDSDTPWTKGTTDNNGMFTFTPDQSKPGTWQVKVRSAGHGDVANIPVGETTISETQNLAAVSSNAGYTPLQKGVMAAAVIWGCVGTALFFLRRKA is encoded by the coding sequence ATGTTGGGGAAGGTCATTGCAAGGAAACCACTCTGGCAAAAAGCTGAGGCAAAGATGAGCAAGCAGCAAGTTCAATGGTGGAGAAGATGGCTTTCTGTAGGTGGCAAGTGGACGCTGCCCGTGTTGGTGGGAGTTGGGGTTGCTGGGCTGGCAGAGCGATCGCTAGCACATGGTGTAGTGATGCAATACAACACTACTCAAGCAATTTCCATACAGGCAAAATATGACTCTGGAGAACCATTTGCCAACGCTCAGGTGATCGTGTACGCGCCGGATAGTGACACACCTTGGACGAAAGGCACTACGGACAACAACGGCATGTTTACTTTTACACCGGATCAGTCAAAACCGGGTACCTGGCAGGTAAAGGTGCGTTCAGCAGGTCACGGGGATGTTGCCAACATTCCAGTTGGCGAAACGACTATCAGCGAAACTCAAAATTTGGCGGCCGTCAGTAGCAACGCTGGGTACACTCCTTTGCAAAAAGGAGTGATGGCAGCAGCAGTGATCTGGGGATGTGTCGGCACAGCATTGTTCTTTCTCAGGAGGAAGGCGTAG
- a CDS encoding hypothetical protein (IMG reference gene:2510095787) → MRMRLLSLVGFMVVVAVQACSGSQPPTAQDPTAAAPAKTTSDQGTLVIRANGEDFVRQGFTSKDGWEITFDHVYVTLADVTAYQTEPPYDAQTDTELKAKQQVSLDRPQTVDLAAGDASAEPVLVGEVKAPPGRYNALSWKMPKATEGVANGYALMLVGTATRSGQSIPFMLKIDKEMGYQCGEFVGEQRKGTLKAGETADLEATFHFDHLFGDAKAPPTDELNKQALGFEPLAKLAKDGKVDVDMAMLKQSLSTEDFRKFQAILPSLGHVGEGHCKETTLAKS, encoded by the coding sequence ATGAGGATGCGATTACTCTCATTAGTTGGCTTTATGGTTGTAGTAGCCGTTCAAGCCTGTTCTGGCTCTCAACCACCAACAGCACAGGATCCAACAGCCGCCGCTCCCGCCAAAACAACCTCAGATCAGGGAACATTGGTAATCCGGGCAAATGGAGAAGATTTTGTTCGGCAGGGATTTACCTCCAAAGATGGCTGGGAAATTACGTTCGACCATGTATACGTTACACTTGCAGACGTGACTGCTTATCAAACTGAGCCACCTTACGATGCCCAAACGGATACCGAACTCAAGGCGAAACAGCAGGTGAGCCTGGATCGTCCACAAACGGTTGACTTAGCAGCAGGGGATGCATCGGCTGAGCCTGTTCTGGTTGGGGAAGTCAAAGCTCCACCAGGACGATATAACGCGCTCTCCTGGAAAATGCCTAAAGCAACTGAGGGGGTAGCCAATGGCTATGCATTGATGCTCGTAGGCACAGCCACTAGAAGCGGACAAAGTATTCCTTTTATGCTCAAGATCGACAAGGAAATGGGCTATCAGTGTGGAGAGTTTGTGGGTGAGCAGCGCAAAGGCACCCTGAAAGCAGGAGAAACAGCCGATTTAGAAGCGACCTTCCATTTTGATCACTTGTTTGGTGATGCCAAAGCACCACCTACTGATGAGTTGAACAAGCAAGCTCTGGGTTTTGAACCGCTCGCAAAGCTGGCAAAAGACGGCAAAGTGGATGTGGATATGGCAATGTTGAAACAATCCCTCTCAACCGAAGATTTTCGGAAATTTCAGGCGATTTTACCGAGTTTGGGTCATGTTGGGGAAGGTCATTGCAAGGAAACCACTCTGGCAAAAAGCTGA
- a CDS encoding ABC-type multidrug transport system, permease component (IMG reference gene:2510095781~PFAM: ABC-2 type transporter), with amino-acid sequence MSGQSAIAVNRKGSGSPLRTLWSDTLTVFWGDWLDLRVRLVQVAASGLISPLIYIVGFGLGLGSALDSAMKPAAGDNYLQFILPGMVALSSMVISFGGTTFSICGDRLFTKTFEELMLMPIHPLSLHIGKMLAGMVRGLLTAGSVILVAVLFTGKFWSFLNPLFLLVLLLNCAVFSGLGVIVGLNVKSLESVGIYNNFVIVPMSFLGATFFDPMTLPFGLKVIVYLLPLTYTSVALRAAAYLPLSQFPWYSIPILLVVAIALSAAGAYQFSHQQD; translated from the coding sequence GTGAGCGGACAGAGTGCGATCGCAGTGAATAGAAAAGGTTCAGGTTCTCCCCTTAGAACCTTGTGGAGTGACACACTCACGGTGTTTTGGGGAGATTGGCTGGATCTCAGGGTGCGGTTGGTGCAGGTTGCTGCATCAGGATTGATTTCTCCGTTGATTTATATCGTTGGGTTTGGGCTGGGTTTAGGGAGTGCACTCGACTCTGCGATGAAACCCGCCGCTGGGGATAACTATTTGCAGTTCATTCTTCCGGGCATGGTAGCACTGTCTTCAATGGTAATTAGCTTTGGGGGTACCACGTTTTCCATCTGTGGCGATCGCCTGTTCACCAAAACCTTTGAAGAGTTGATGCTGATGCCGATTCATCCGCTGTCGCTGCATATTGGCAAAATGCTGGCGGGGATGGTACGTGGACTGTTAACCGCAGGTTCGGTAATTCTGGTAGCGGTTCTATTCACAGGCAAATTCTGGAGCTTTTTGAATCCCCTATTTTTGCTGGTGCTATTGCTTAACTGTGCAGTGTTTTCTGGCTTGGGTGTAATTGTCGGATTAAACGTCAAATCTCTAGAAAGCGTCGGTATCTACAACAACTTTGTGATTGTGCCGATGTCATTTCTGGGCGCAACCTTCTTTGACCCAATGACACTGCCATTTGGGCTGAAAGTGATTGTCTATCTGTTGCCACTCACTTATACCAGCGTTGCCCTGCGAGCCGCTGCCTACCTTCCGCTTTCTCAATTTCCCTGGTACTCGATTCCGATTTTGCTTGTGGTTGCGATCGCTCTTTCTGCCGCTGGCGCTTACCAGTTTTCGCACCAGCAAGACTAA
- a CDS encoding hypothetical protein (IMG reference gene:2510095780), translated as MGGNYLAYPLTLQRRATEAEALLARYPEQFWELS; from the coding sequence ATGGGAGGAAATTACCTTGCTTACCCACTGACCTTGCAACGACGTGCTACTGAAGCCGAAGCCCTACTTGCCCGCTATCCAGAACAATTTTGGGAATTAAGCTGA
- a CDS encoding ribosomal protein L19 (IMG reference gene:2510095786~PFAM: Ribosomal protein L19~TIGRFAM: ribosomal protein L19, bacterial type), translating into MAVTAGITIPDRGILRSQICPLSRLKPITRAIIKDCEFLTRAMNAQEIIRSIEAEQMKSNLPTIFVGDTVKVGVIIQEGGKERTQPYEGVVIAKRGSGINQNITVRRIFQGIGVERVFLLHSPRIESIKVLRRGRSRRAKLYYLRNRVGKATRLKQRFDRPL; encoded by the coding sequence ATGGCGGTAACAGCAGGAATTACAATCCCTGATAGGGGGATTCTGCGATCGCAAATTTGCCCTTTATCTAGACTTAAACCGATTACCCGAGCTATTATTAAAGACTGTGAGTTTTTGACCAGAGCCATGAACGCCCAGGAAATTATCCGCTCGATTGAAGCGGAACAAATGAAGTCAAATTTGCCAACGATCTTCGTTGGCGATACTGTAAAAGTTGGTGTGATTATTCAAGAAGGCGGAAAAGAGCGTACCCAACCGTATGAAGGGGTTGTGATTGCCAAACGTGGTTCTGGAATTAACCAGAACATTACAGTGCGCCGAATTTTCCAGGGGATAGGGGTTGAGCGAGTGTTTCTTCTTCACTCTCCTCGGATTGAAAGCATCAAAGTCTTACGTCGTGGTAGGTCTCGTCGTGCGAAACTGTATTACTTGCGAAACCGCGTTGGTAAGGCAACTCGTCTGAAGCAACGGTTTGATCGCCCTTTATAA
- a CDS encoding molybdopterin-dependent oxidoreductase alpha subunit (IMG reference gene:2510095782~PFAM: Molybdopterin oxidoreductase; Molydopterin dinucleotide binding domain~TIGRFAM: oxidoreductase alpha (molybdopterin) subunit) encodes MATDTPSNTPAVGGGIPVIQYWAEHTLSPDGAKIWRTLNHKSACLSCAWGTGGQKGGFYNEEGEFLQRCAKSVEAIAAELQPATYFHEQYTIQQLQRLTSLQVDRLGRLSTPLIHRAGSDRYEPISWDEVFAIVEAGFRQPAERVASYSSGRSSNEAAYLLQLMMRALGSNNLADCSDLCHAASTVGLKQMFGSGTSMVSLESLKKADCVVLIGSNAPSNHPRLMNELIQLRDRGGKVIIVNPLVEVGLVKFASPAYPIKSMLAGGSDISSLYLQPIPGSDVALFVGIQKSLIEQDLIKWEYLKAYTIDWESVIEYAKATSWETITTICGVSKTEIDQAAIIIGQSKGVVFAWAMGATQHSNGVDNIHSIANTALFTGNAGKEGSGTMPIRGHSNVQGFGSMGVTIRLKEEIRLALENLLQRPLSRVPGYDTRALITAADAGKIDTLLCLGGNLYAANPDSTQARRALGNVETIVYLSTKPNLGHFHGLARQNTLIIPVFARFENPHKTTTESGNNFVRLNDEGDTHLKHADLISEIAFLTELAHRLHGEMPIQWHQLQDTRYVRQLIAQTIPGFEPMADIDATKQEFTIGDRIFTTPHFPTPTGKATMFVTPLPVLTLPTQQEFGVPKSTPALVVILGTGRSYSQHNTVVYREGDKYRGMPHRNCILMHQADVESMGWQEHDRVTVQGNAGKLENVEIIYGNIRRGAALMFYPEVNQIFAAPIDPQSGTPAYKRVPVCVYAAVRVAET; translated from the coding sequence ATGGCAACCGATACTCCCAGTAACACTCCAGCAGTTGGCGGTGGGATACCCGTGATTCAATATTGGGCAGAGCATACCCTATCGCCAGATGGAGCCAAGATTTGGCGGACCTTGAATCATAAAAGTGCGTGCCTTTCCTGCGCCTGGGGAACGGGCGGGCAAAAGGGCGGCTTTTATAACGAGGAGGGGGAGTTTTTGCAGCGTTGCGCTAAGAGCGTAGAGGCGATCGCGGCAGAACTACAACCTGCGACCTATTTTCATGAGCAGTATACGATTCAACAGCTTCAGCGCCTCACCTCGCTTCAGGTAGATCGGTTGGGGCGTTTGAGTACGCCGCTGATTCACCGGGCAGGCAGCGATCGCTATGAGCCAATTTCCTGGGATGAAGTGTTCGCCATTGTGGAAGCCGGATTTCGCCAACCAGCGGAGCGAGTTGCCTCTTACAGTTCCGGGAGATCGTCAAATGAAGCCGCTTATTTATTGCAACTGATGATGCGAGCGTTGGGATCTAACAATCTGGCTGATTGCTCAGATCTATGCCATGCTGCCTCAACTGTCGGGCTTAAGCAGATGTTTGGCTCCGGCACCTCAATGGTGAGCTTGGAGAGCCTGAAAAAAGCGGATTGCGTCGTGCTAATTGGCTCTAATGCGCCATCAAACCACCCACGTTTGATGAATGAATTGATTCAACTGCGCGATCGCGGCGGTAAAGTTATCATCGTCAATCCCCTGGTAGAAGTAGGCTTAGTCAAATTTGCTTCTCCCGCTTACCCTATCAAGTCTATGCTGGCGGGTGGTTCTGATATCTCGTCTCTGTACTTGCAGCCAATTCCCGGTAGTGATGTGGCATTGTTTGTGGGCATCCAAAAGTCACTTATTGAACAAGACTTAATCAAGTGGGAATACTTGAAAGCTTATACGATTGATTGGGAAAGTGTAATTGAATACGCAAAAGCAACATCCTGGGAAACCATTACGACTATATGCGGGGTATCCAAGACAGAAATCGATCAGGCTGCAATCATCATCGGTCAGTCCAAAGGTGTTGTATTTGCCTGGGCAATGGGAGCAACTCAACACAGCAATGGGGTAGATAACATTCATAGTATTGCCAATACCGCTTTGTTCACTGGTAATGCAGGCAAAGAAGGATCTGGAACAATGCCAATCCGAGGACATTCAAATGTACAAGGATTTGGCTCGATGGGGGTCACGATTCGCCTCAAAGAAGAAATTCGCCTGGCATTAGAAAATCTGTTACAGCGTCCTTTGAGTCGTGTACCAGGTTACGACACTCGCGCCTTAATTACAGCGGCAGACGCAGGCAAGATTGACACATTGCTGTGCTTGGGGGGCAACCTTTACGCTGCTAACCCAGATTCTACCCAGGCACGACGAGCCTTAGGCAACGTTGAAACGATTGTCTACCTTTCCACCAAGCCCAACCTGGGACATTTTCATGGACTGGCACGGCAAAATACATTGATCATTCCAGTGTTTGCCCGCTTCGAGAATCCGCATAAAACCACGACAGAATCAGGAAATAACTTTGTGCGGCTCAATGACGAAGGTGATACTCACCTGAAACATGCCGATTTGATCTCAGAAATTGCTTTTCTCACCGAACTGGCGCATCGGCTGCATGGGGAAATGCCCATCCAGTGGCACCAGCTACAAGATACCAGGTATGTGCGGCAACTAATCGCCCAAACTATTCCGGGATTTGAGCCAATGGCGGACATTGATGCCACCAAACAGGAATTCACCATTGGCGATCGCATTTTCACAACACCCCACTTTCCCACCCCAACTGGAAAAGCCACAATGTTTGTCACACCCTTGCCAGTCCTGACGCTGCCTACCCAGCAAGAGTTCGGCGTACCTAAATCCACTCCGGCTCTGGTCGTAATTCTGGGAACGGGGCGCAGTTATTCTCAACATAATACGGTGGTTTATCGGGAAGGCGACAAGTATCGGGGCATGCCCCACCGCAATTGCATTTTGATGCATCAAGCCGACGTGGAATCGATGGGTTGGCAAGAACATGATCGCGTCACAGTACAGGGCAATGCCGGAAAACTGGAAAACGTCGAAATCATCTATGGCAATATCCGGCGAGGAGCAGCCCTGATGTTTTATCCAGAAGTGAATCAGATTTTCGCCGCTCCGATTGATCCGCAATCTGGCACCCCCGCCTACAAGCGCGTCCCTGTCTGTGTCTACGCAGCAGTGAGGGTGGCTGAGACCTGA
- a CDS encoding CheY-like receiver domain-containing protein (IMG reference gene:2510095779~PFAM: Response regulator receiver domain), whose product MKTVLIVEDDLINARVFSKILTKRGGLEVKHTENVEEVMQIAQSGEVDIILMDVSLSRSVYQGKSVDGIKITQMLKGDPNTATLPIVLVTAHAMEGDRENFLRQSGADGYISKPIVDHQAFIDQILKLLPQD is encoded by the coding sequence ATGAAAACCGTTCTGATTGTGGAAGATGACCTGATCAATGCGCGGGTGTTTTCCAAGATACTGACCAAACGCGGTGGGTTGGAAGTGAAGCACACCGAGAATGTAGAAGAGGTGATGCAGATTGCCCAATCTGGCGAGGTCGATATTATTCTCATGGATGTGTCGCTGTCGCGTAGTGTGTATCAGGGTAAATCGGTGGATGGGATTAAGATTACGCAAATGTTGAAGGGTGATCCCAACACGGCAACTCTGCCAATTGTGTTGGTGACGGCACATGCAATGGAGGGCGATCGCGAAAATTTTCTGCGCCAGAGTGGCGCTGATGGCTACATCAGCAAGCCGATTGTGGATCACCAAGCCTTTATCGACCAAATCCTGAAATTGCTGCCCCAAGACTAG
- a CDS encoding type IIA topoisomerase (DNA gyrase/topo II, topoisomerase IV), A subunit (IMG reference gene:2510095778~PFAM: DNA gyrase C-terminal domain, beta-propeller; DNA gyrase/topoisomerase IV, subunit A), with amino-acid sequence MARQLNVFSGGQVIATALHTEMQQSYLEYAMSVIVGRALPDVRDGLKPVHRRILYAMHELGLTPDRPFRKCARVVGDVLGKYHPHGDQAVYDALVRMVQDFSSRYPLLAGHGNFGSVDDDPPAAMRYTETRLAPISNEALLSEIGEATVDFVGNFDNSQQEPTVLPAQLPTLLLNGSSGIAVGMATNIPPHNLNEIVDGLIALIDHPTLPDEKLIELIPGPDFPTGGEIIDTRGIWDAYTTGKGSVPVRGVAQIEEIQTGRGRHRRTAIVVTELPFQVNKAGWIEKVAELVSLGRIDGISDLRDESDRDGIRVVIELKREANPQKVLNFLYKQTALQNNFGVIMLALDNGLPRQMPLRDLLQRFLDFREETLTRRYRHEYAQAESRRHIVEGLLIALENLDDIIDILRNAPDGSTAKMQFQEEFELSDRQSDAILAMPMRRLTGVERENLQTEFDQLTARMAELKKLLNDRRELLKALKKDLRSLKKQFGDERRTKILANSHQPTGNGQESGVRSQESGGNGEAVAYPMPLEEEPEQEEATVLELTQRGYARRLTLKAFQRQVKNREEVTAIPTVVEDFPVQIQRTTTGKAIIVLTRSGKAYSVRVAEVPQGSARSKGAPLITLLPPAAQSDPDGIVGSFVMPDDPSNQFLVILTQQGRVKRLPLEDFVDLTGRGLTALKLKEDDRILQMTLAEVGEQLVVATSSGRMLRVEINDEQLPIQSRTAQGQLVMRLGKKEQLVGCTAISLGGVLLMVTEKGYAKRMPVATMRQSNLGDLGANGIQFTTKTDALAGIAGLRPDTEVVLVTTHDRLMRPALSTIPMEGRDTTGDRILKLEKDEKVANVLVLCDRSTKETDDDLDGADNGDA; translated from the coding sequence ATGGCTAGACAGCTAAATGTGTTCTCTGGTGGACAAGTCATCGCCACTGCGCTGCACACCGAAATGCAGCAGTCTTACCTCGAATATGCCATGAGCGTTATCGTGGGGCGTGCCCTGCCTGATGTGCGAGATGGACTCAAACCAGTGCATCGCCGGATTTTGTACGCTATGCATGAGTTAGGCTTAACGCCGGATCGCCCTTTTCGCAAATGCGCCCGCGTGGTGGGAGATGTGCTAGGTAAATACCATCCTCATGGTGACCAAGCCGTGTATGACGCGCTAGTGCGGATGGTGCAGGATTTTTCCAGTCGCTATCCGCTATTGGCAGGGCATGGCAACTTTGGTTCAGTGGATGATGACCCTCCCGCTGCCATGCGGTATACAGAAACGCGGCTCGCTCCAATCAGTAACGAAGCACTTCTGAGCGAAATTGGTGAAGCCACGGTTGATTTTGTTGGTAACTTTGATAATTCTCAGCAAGAACCAACGGTGTTGCCTGCCCAATTGCCCACGCTGCTGTTGAATGGTAGTTCGGGTATCGCTGTGGGCATGGCGACTAATATTCCGCCCCATAACCTGAACGAGATAGTGGATGGGTTGATTGCTCTGATTGACCATCCCACCCTGCCAGACGAGAAACTGATTGAGCTAATTCCGGGTCCCGACTTTCCCACAGGTGGTGAAATTATTGACACCCGTGGTATTTGGGATGCCTACACCACTGGGAAGGGTAGCGTTCCAGTCCGGGGGGTTGCCCAAATTGAAGAAATTCAGACTGGACGAGGGCGGCACCGACGCACGGCGATCGTCGTCACGGAGTTACCTTTTCAGGTGAACAAAGCTGGCTGGATTGAAAAAGTGGCGGAATTGGTATCACTGGGGCGGATTGATGGCATTTCCGATCTACGAGATGAGAGTGATCGTGATGGCATCCGTGTAGTAATTGAACTTAAGCGCGAAGCCAATCCGCAAAAAGTGCTGAACTTTCTCTACAAGCAAACCGCTCTGCAAAATAACTTTGGTGTGATTATGCTGGCGTTGGATAATGGGTTGCCACGTCAGATGCCGTTACGGGATCTACTTCAGCGGTTTCTGGATTTTCGTGAAGAAACTTTGACCCGCCGCTATCGCCATGAGTATGCCCAGGCAGAAAGTCGTCGCCACATTGTAGAGGGTTTACTGATTGCACTGGAAAACCTGGATGATATTATCGACATTTTGCGGAATGCACCAGATGGCAGCACTGCAAAAATGCAGTTTCAGGAAGAGTTTGAACTCAGCGATCGCCAGTCGGATGCAATTCTTGCCATGCCCATGCGCCGCCTTACAGGGGTAGAGCGGGAAAATTTGCAAACTGAGTTTGATCAACTCACAGCACGGATGGCGGAATTAAAAAAGCTGCTGAACGATCGCCGCGAACTGCTGAAAGCGCTCAAAAAAGATTTGCGATCGCTAAAAAAACAGTTTGGTGATGAACGGCGGACGAAGATTCTGGCAAACAGTCATCAGCCCACAGGCAATGGTCAGGAGTCAGGAGTCAGGAGTCAGGAGTCAGGAGGGAATGGGGAGGCGGTTGCGTACCCAATGCCGCTTGAGGAGGAGCCTGAGCAAGAAGAAGCGACCGTATTGGAACTAACGCAACGTGGCTATGCTCGGCGTCTGACTCTGAAAGCCTTTCAACGACAGGTAAAAAATCGTGAGGAAGTGACAGCGATTCCAACGGTTGTAGAAGATTTTCCAGTCCAAATTCAACGAACCACCACTGGGAAAGCGATTATTGTGCTCACCCGGAGTGGCAAAGCTTATTCGGTGCGGGTGGCAGAAGTGCCGCAAGGATCGGCTCGATCCAAAGGTGCCCCGTTAATTACGCTATTGCCACCAGCCGCCCAGAGTGATCCAGATGGGATTGTGGGCAGCTTTGTGATGCCAGATGATCCTTCTAACCAGTTTTTGGTAATTCTGACGCAGCAAGGACGGGTGAAGCGGTTGCCCTTAGAGGATTTTGTGGATCTGACTGGACGCGGTTTGACTGCCCTTAAGCTGAAAGAGGATGACCGAATTCTACAAATGACGTTAGCGGAGGTTGGTGAGCAATTAGTGGTGGCTACCTCCAGCGGGCGGATGTTGCGAGTAGAAATCAACGATGAGCAATTACCCATTCAAAGCCGCACAGCTCAGGGGCAACTGGTGATGCGGCTGGGTAAGAAAGAGCAACTGGTGGGCTGTACTGCGATTTCTTTGGGTGGGGTGCTACTGATGGTGACGGAAAAGGGCTATGCCAAACGGATGCCCGTCGCTACTATGCGCCAATCGAATCTGGGTGATCTGGGTGCCAATGGAATTCAGTTCACCACCAAGACAGATGCACTGGCTGGCATTGCAGGATTACGCCCGGATACAGAGGTCGTGCTGGTGACGACGCACGATCGCCTCATGCGCCCTGCCCTTAGCACTATCCCAATGGAAGGGCGAGATACCACAGGCGATCGCATTCTGAAACTGGAGAAGGATGAAAAAGTTGCTAATGTGCTGGTATTGTGCGATCGCTCAACAAAAGAGACCGATGACGATCTTGATGGTGCAGATAATGGAGACGCTTAG
- a CDS encoding small integral membrane protein (IMG reference gene:2510095784~PFAM: Transmembrane proteins 14C): MNFVIVAIAPWVLLLYAVLVIAGGVMGYLKAQSQPSLISGLISGIALLIAWLIVLFQSYNAGMGLAICLAIALLIVFALRFWKTRKFMPAGLMASLSMVCGMIFAIALFL, translated from the coding sequence ATGAATTTTGTGATTGTAGCGATCGCCCCCTGGGTACTTTTACTCTATGCTGTGTTAGTCATTGCAGGTGGTGTGATGGGCTACCTCAAAGCTCAAAGTCAGCCATCCCTGATTTCTGGGCTGATCAGCGGAATTGCATTGCTAATTGCCTGGCTGATTGTCTTATTTCAGAGCTATAACGCTGGCATGGGATTGGCAATTTGTTTAGCGATCGCGTTGCTGATTGTGTTCGCTCTGCGCTTTTGGAAAACTCGTAAGTTCATGCCTGCCGGACTGATGGCAAGCCTGAGCATGGTATGCGGGATGATATTTGCGATCGCCCTTTTCCTTTAA